In the genome of Pseudomonas protegens, one region contains:
- a CDS encoding acyl-CoA dehydrogenase, translating to MNALTQPDSPQAALAANGEQLQRARDLLQRTLEFVRQHARPWSGSGLSKASDDPYVISRFGDLQIRIEVAAALHERARQNLQQDQDPAEVAVALAEAAIAVGEALLATGNAEFELTGQRSPQPQSLHDPLRWKYQSVGNYRLNGVPPQGFRSAV from the coding sequence ATGAATGCATTGACCCAACCCGACAGCCCCCAGGCCGCCCTGGCCGCCAACGGCGAGCAACTGCAACGGGCCCGCGACCTGTTGCAGCGGACCCTGGAGTTCGTTCGCCAGCACGCCCGGCCCTGGTCCGGCAGCGGCCTGAGCAAGGCCAGCGACGATCCGTATGTCATCAGCCGCTTCGGCGATCTGCAGATCCGCATTGAGGTGGCCGCGGCCCTGCACGAGCGGGCCCGGCAGAACCTGCAACAGGACCAGGACCCGGCCGAAGTCGCCGTCGCCCTGGCCGAGGCGGCGATCGCCGTCGGCGAAGCCCTGCTGGCGACGGGCAACGCCGAGTTCGAACTCACCGGCCAGCGCAGCCCGCAGCCACAGTCTCTGCATGACCCGCTGCGCTGGAAGTATCAATCGGTCGGCAACTACCGCCTCAACGGCGTGCCACCCCAAGGTTTCAGGAGTGCTGTGTGA
- a CDS encoding LLM class flavin-dependent oxidoreductase, with protein sequence MSREIRLNAFDMNCVGHQSPGLWAHPRDRSWQYKDLEYWTDLAKILEKGKFDGLFIADVLGIYDVYNGNGEAAIRQAAQVPVNDPLQLIPPMALVTEHLGFGLTASLSFEHPYPFARRLSTLDHLTKGRAGWNIVTSYLESGAKNLGQQAQTEHDARYDYAEEYLEVCYKLWEGSWEDGAILRDRERRIFSDPSKIHEIRHVGKHFQVPGIHLCEPSPQRTPVLYQAGASSRGKQFAAEQAECVFVAAPSKVLLKKTVADIRRRAAEAGRDPSKILIFNLQTVILGETDAQAKAKFEEYKSWVSYEGAMALISGWTGIDFSRFKPDEPLKHVHTNAIQSAVEAFSTADPNKVWTPHELADWVGIGGFGPLFVGSPETVADLLQEWVEETDVDGFNLAYALTHETFIDAVELLVPELQKRGVYKTDYAPGTLRDKLFGTGPRLPESHPGNAWRNLGEQHQAPAQRARA encoded by the coding sequence ATGTCCCGTGAAATCCGCCTCAATGCCTTCGACATGAACTGCGTCGGCCACCAGTCGCCGGGGCTCTGGGCCCACCCCCGGGACCGCTCCTGGCAGTACAAGGACCTGGAGTACTGGACCGACCTGGCGAAAATTCTTGAAAAGGGCAAGTTCGACGGACTGTTCATCGCCGATGTGCTGGGCATCTACGACGTCTACAACGGTAATGGCGAGGCGGCGATCCGCCAGGCGGCCCAGGTGCCGGTCAACGACCCGCTGCAACTGATTCCGCCCATGGCCCTGGTTACCGAGCACCTGGGCTTTGGCCTCACCGCCTCGCTGTCGTTCGAGCATCCGTACCCCTTTGCCCGGCGCCTATCCACCCTGGATCACCTGACGAAGGGCCGCGCCGGCTGGAACATCGTCACCTCCTACCTGGAGAGCGGAGCGAAGAACCTCGGCCAGCAGGCGCAGACCGAACACGACGCCCGTTACGACTACGCCGAGGAGTACCTGGAGGTCTGCTACAAGCTCTGGGAAGGCAGCTGGGAAGACGGCGCGATCCTGCGTGACCGCGAGCGGCGGATCTTCAGCGACCCGAGCAAGATCCACGAGATCCGCCATGTCGGCAAACACTTCCAGGTGCCGGGCATTCACCTGTGCGAGCCGTCGCCACAACGCACCCCGGTGCTGTACCAGGCCGGGGCGTCCAGCCGCGGCAAGCAGTTCGCCGCCGAACAGGCCGAATGCGTATTCGTCGCTGCGCCGTCCAAGGTGCTGCTGAAGAAAACCGTGGCCGACATCCGCCGCCGAGCGGCCGAGGCCGGGCGCGATCCCTCGAAGATTCTGATCTTCAACCTGCAGACGGTGATCCTCGGCGAGACCGACGCCCAGGCCAAGGCCAAGTTCGAAGAGTACAAATCCTGGGTCAGCTATGAAGGCGCCATGGCGCTGATTTCCGGGTGGACCGGCATCGACTTCAGCCGCTTCAAGCCCGACGAGCCCCTCAAGCATGTGCACACCAACGCCATCCAGTCGGCGGTGGAAGCCTTCTCCACCGCAGACCCGAACAAGGTCTGGACCCCTCACGAACTGGCCGACTGGGTGGGGATCGGCGGCTTTGGCCCGTTGTTCGTCGGCAGCCCGGAAACCGTGGCCGACCTGCTCCAGGAGTGGGTCGAGGAGACCGATGTCGACGGCTTCAACCTGGCCTACGCCCTGACCCACGAAACCTTTATCGACGCGGTTGAGCTTTTGGTCCCGGAGCTGCAGAAACGCGGGGTGTACAAGACCGATTACGCCCCCGGCACCCTGCGGGACAAGCTCTTCGGCACCGGCCCGCGCCTGCCCGAAAGCCACCCGGGCAACGCCTGGCGCAACCTGGGCGAGCAACACCAAGCACCCGCGCAACGCGCCCGCGCCTGA
- a CDS encoding helix-turn-helix domain-containing protein: MHKDNVQRASVLQHVSLNVRRLRHAAGLSQSALAEKSAVSRRMLVAIEAGEKNVSLGTLDRVAEALNVAFSDLIQAPDSRDPSRINELAWAGVIPGSKALLLAKAEASREVELWEWQLEPGEVYHSECDTVGWSEQIYVVEGCLTLFFGDAERRLESGDFFMFASHVPHGYRNDGPLATRFVRNVVY, from the coding sequence GTGCACAAAGATAACGTCCAACGGGCTTCGGTCCTGCAACATGTCAGCCTCAACGTGCGACGCCTGCGCCATGCCGCAGGCCTGAGCCAGAGCGCCCTGGCGGAAAAGTCCGCGGTCAGTCGGCGGATGCTGGTGGCCATCGAGGCCGGGGAGAAGAACGTCAGCCTCGGCACCCTGGACCGGGTGGCCGAGGCCTTGAACGTGGCTTTCAGCGACCTGATCCAGGCCCCGGATTCCCGCGACCCGAGCCGGATCAACGAGCTGGCCTGGGCCGGCGTCATCCCCGGGAGCAAGGCGCTGCTCCTGGCCAAGGCCGAAGCCAGCCGTGAAGTGGAACTCTGGGAGTGGCAGCTCGAGCCCGGCGAGGTCTATCACTCGGAGTGCGACACCGTCGGCTGGAGCGAGCAGATCTACGTGGTCGAGGGTTGCCTGACGCTGTTCTTCGGCGACGCCGAGCGGCGCCTGGAAAGCGGCGATTTCTTCATGTTCGCCAGTCATGTGCCCCACGGCTATCGCAATGACGGGCCCCTGGCCACGCGCTTCGTGCGCAACGTGGTGTACTGA
- a CDS encoding SfnB family sulfur acquisition oxidoreductase yields the protein MTAPAQPSPSAHLIRSDAEAIRVARDLAQRFAVEAAVRDRERRLPRAELDQFSASGLWGITIPRAYGGAGVSYVTLTEVIKLISVADPSLGQLPQNHLGVVDILLQTASEEQKQYYFAKVLQGYRFGNAFSEAGSKHVGAFETRIRFDGDRAQIDGEKFYCTGALFAHIVPTVAVDEHNQAQIAFIERDTPGLTVIDSWDGFGQRTTASGGVSLKAVQVPRSAVIPAHRAFDQPTADGPISQIIQAAVDTGIAVAALEDAKHHARQSRPWIDSGLDHGWQDPFTIAAIGDLEWRVHGTEAILVKAAEAVDQALASPSEDSVAQASLVVAQAKVLSAESALLAASKLFELAGTRSVSARYNLDRHWRNARTHTLHDPARWKYHLIGNYLLNGVKPPRHAWN from the coding sequence ATGACAGCCCCAGCCCAACCCTCACCCAGTGCCCACCTCATCCGCAGCGATGCCGAGGCCATCCGTGTCGCCCGGGACCTGGCCCAGCGCTTTGCCGTGGAGGCCGCGGTGCGCGACCGCGAACGGCGCCTGCCACGGGCCGAGCTGGACCAGTTCTCCGCCAGCGGCCTGTGGGGCATCACCATTCCCCGGGCCTACGGTGGTGCCGGGGTGTCCTACGTGACCCTGACCGAGGTGATCAAGCTCATCTCTGTCGCCGATCCGTCCCTGGGCCAGTTGCCGCAGAACCACCTCGGGGTGGTGGACATCCTGCTGCAGACCGCCAGCGAAGAGCAGAAGCAGTACTACTTCGCCAAGGTGTTGCAGGGCTACCGCTTCGGCAACGCGTTTTCCGAGGCTGGCAGCAAACACGTCGGCGCCTTTGAAACCCGGATCCGTTTCGACGGCGACCGGGCGCAGATCGACGGCGAGAAGTTCTACTGCACCGGCGCCTTGTTCGCCCACATCGTGCCGACCGTGGCGGTGGACGAGCACAATCAGGCGCAAATCGCCTTTATCGAGCGCGACACCCCCGGCCTCACGGTGATCGACAGCTGGGACGGCTTCGGCCAGCGCACCACCGCCAGCGGCGGGGTCAGCCTCAAGGCGGTACAGGTGCCGCGCAGCGCGGTGATCCCGGCCCACCGGGCCTTCGACCAACCCACCGCCGACGGCCCGATCTCGCAGATCATCCAGGCCGCGGTGGACACCGGCATCGCCGTCGCCGCCCTGGAAGACGCCAAGCACCATGCCCGGCAATCGCGGCCGTGGATCGACAGCGGCCTGGATCACGGCTGGCAGGACCCGTTCACCATCGCCGCCATCGGCGACCTGGAATGGCGGGTGCACGGCACCGAGGCGATCCTGGTCAAGGCCGCCGAAGCGGTCGACCAGGCCCTGGCCAGCCCCAGCGAAGACAGCGTCGCCCAGGCCTCCCTGGTGGTGGCCCAGGCCAAGGTGCTGTCGGCGGAGAGTGCCTTGCTCGCCGCCAGCAAGCTGTTCGAACTGGCCGGCACCCGCTCGGTGTCGGCCAGGTACAACCTCGACCGCCACTGGCGCAATGCCCGCACCCACACCCTGCACGATCCGGCCCGCTGGAAATACCACCTGATCGGCAACTACCTGCTCAACGGCGTCAAGCCGCCCCGTCACGCCTGGAACTGA